One region of Glycine max cultivar Williams 82 chromosome 9, Glycine_max_v4.0, whole genome shotgun sequence genomic DNA includes:
- the LOC100778011 gene encoding syntaxin-81: MGKARDRTEDFKDAVRHTARSLGYDEAKLASVMASFIIHKPPQRSPFSKAALKTLESIGELDQFLLKHRKDYTDLHRTTEKERDSIEHEVSTFIKTCQEQIDILKNSINQEEETSKHWLGIATTKSNADTIAHKHGVVLILSERLHSVTAQFDQLRAVRFQDAINKAIPRRKLNRVARKDSAETSKSGDMELREPEELRSEPLRVQQQLLDDETRALQVELTSLLDTVQETETKMVEMSALNHLMSTHVLHQAQQIEHLYDQAVEATKNVELGNKELSQAIQRNSSSRTFLLLFLFVLTFSILFLDWYS; this comes from the exons ATGGGAAAAGCAAGGGACAGAACCGAAGATTTCAAAGACGCCGTGCGCCACACCGCTCGCTCTTTGGGCTACGATgag GCTAAATTGGCGTCCGTAATGGCATCTTTCATTATTCATAAACCGCCGCAAAGGTCCCCGTTTTCCAAAGCCGCATTGAAGACG TTGGAGAGTATTGGAGAGCTGGATCAGTTTTTGTTGAAGCATAGAAAGGACTACACGGATCTGCATCGCACGactgaaaaagagagagatagcATTGAGCATGAA GTTAGTACTTTTATTAAAACTTGCCAGGAACAAATTGATATTCTTAAGAATAGTATAAATCAAGAGGAGGAAACTTCGAAACATTGGCTTGGCATTGCAACCACAAAATCTAATGCCGACACCATTGCCCACAAACATGGGGTG GTTCTAATTTTAAGTGAGAGACTCCATTCAGTTACGGCACAGTTTGATCAGCTCAGAGCTGTACGCTTCCAGGACGCTATTAACAAAGCAATACCACGAAGAAAACTTAACCGTGTAGCCAGGAAAGATTCTGCAGAAACCTCTAAGTCAGGTGACATGGAGCTCAGAGAACCTGAGGAGTTACGCTCTGAGCCTCTAAGAGTCCAACAGCAACTCTTGGACGATGAAACACGTGCCCTTCAG GTGGAATTGACTAGTCTTCTCGATACAGTTCAAGAAACCGAAACTAAGATGGTGGAGATGTCTGCACTAAATCACCTCATGTCTACACATGTTTTGCATCAAGCTCAGCAAATTGAGCATCTGTATGATCAG GCTGTTGAAGCTACTAAGAATGTTGAGCTTGGTAACAAAGAACTCTCACAAGCCATTCAGAGGAATAGCAGCAGCAGGacatttcttttactatttctatttgtGCTTACTTTTTCAATCCTCTTTCTTGATTGGTATAGTTAA